A part of Periophthalmus magnuspinnatus isolate fPerMag1 chromosome 19, fPerMag1.2.pri, whole genome shotgun sequence genomic DNA contains:
- the LOC117387165 gene encoding pre-mRNA splicing regulator USH1G-like, with protein sequence MTPALWAAYHGNMAALKLIVSRGGDPDKCDLWGNSPLHLTAANGHKQCLSFLVAFGANIWCLDNDYHTPLDMAAAHSHMDCVRFLDAVAAKQITLNPKLVSKLKERAFRAAERRIKDCAKMQRKHREKMERKFMKEAAMMENMDAVSLSSYGSGSYGSGSMLRGYSGNNNVTYSQATLQSTKGKARLQKKLERRRQDTGGGGAFKVSEDGRKSVRSLSGLTLGSDVMLLKHGTYREHGRREFEREHATYRGHGGPDLRDRGRPHIRHMFHSRGVTEGDREDAISVATSDTGVSRAMSDPGLYEAAGSEVSADSGRDSLFNRPGLGTMVFRRNYRPRGQDQSSVAGSEPTRNAPNVQLRGGRLHNTGGAPLVRSPSLDSVSNFSSVSVEGNWEHDQEQYLTSPLEVFMASLGLQDFTQVFIREALDLEALLLCTEDDLNEVDIPLGPRKKLMDALNRRLEVLQLMPGPMEDTAL encoded by the exons ATGACCCCGGCGCTGTGGGCCGCGTACCACGGCAACATGGCGGCGCTCAAACTCATCGTGTCCCGCGG TGGCGACCCGGATAAGTGCGACCTGTGGGGTaactctcctctgcatctcacTGCGGCTAACGGCCATAAGCAGTGCCTGTCGTTCCTCGTAGCATTCGGCGCTAACATCTGGTGCCTGGACAACGACTACCACACGCCGCTGGACATGGCCGCCGCCCACTCGCACATGGACTGCGTGCGCTTCCTGGACGCGGTGGCGGCGAAACAGATCACGCTCAACCCCAAACTAGTGTCAAAGCTGAAGGAGCGAGCGTTCAGAGCGGCCGAGAGGAGGATCAAGGACTGTGCCAAGATGCAGAGGAAGCACCGCgagaagatggagaggaagTTCATGAAGGAGGCGGCCATGATGGAAAACATGGACGCCGTGAGTCTGAGCAGTTATGGATCAGGCAGCTACGGATCCGGCAGCATGCTACGAGGATACAGCGGGAACAACAACGTCACATATTCACAG gcCACGCTGCAGTCGACCAAAGGCAAAGCTCGACTACAGAAGAAGTTGGAGAGGAGACgacaggacacaggaggaggaggagccttCAAGGTGTCGGAGGACGGGCGAAAAAGTGTACGATCTCTGTCAGGGCTCACGCTGGGGAGTGACGTCATGCTGCTCAAACACGGAACGTACCGGGAACACGGGAGGAGAGAATTTGAAAGAGAACATGCGACATACCGAGGACATGGAGGACCTGACctgag AGACCGAGGGCGACCACACATCCGTCACATGTTCCATTCCCGCGGCGTTACCGAGGGCGACCGAGAGGATGCGATCTCCGTGGCGACCAGCGACACGGGCGTCTCCAGGGCGATGAGTGACCCGGGGCTGTACGAGGCcgcggggtcagaggtcagcgcGGACTCGGGGAGGGACTCTCTGTTTAACCGGCCCGGACTGGGGACCATGGTCTTCAGGAGGAACTACAGACCCAGAGGACAGGACCAGAGCAGCGTGGCGGGCAGCGAACCGACCAGGAACGCCCCCAACGTTCAGCTGAGAGGAGGCCGGCTACACAACACGG GTGGCGCTCCGCTAGTCCGGTCCCCCAGTCTGGACTCGGTCTCAAACTTCAGCTCGGTCTCTGTGGAGGGAAACTGGGAGCACGACCAGGAGCAGTACCTCACATCGCCTCTAGAGGTGTTCATGGCCTCACTTGGACTTCAGGATTTCACCCAGGTCTTCATTCGAGAGGCCCTGGACCTGGAG GCCTTGCTGTTGTGCACGGAGGATGACCTGAACGAGGTGGATATTCCTTTGGGACCCAGGAAGAAGCTCATGGACGCCCTCAACAGGAGACTGGAGGTACTGCAGCTGATGCCGGGGCCCATGGAGGACACAGCACTGTGA